A genome region from Arachis duranensis cultivar V14167 chromosome 8, aradu.V14167.gnm2.J7QH, whole genome shotgun sequence includes the following:
- the LOC107462167 gene encoding lipoyl synthase 2, mitochondrial has protein sequence MMMYSRFRTAGRNIKSAAKCFFSSSTMPPPAAPPPPPQNLAALRARLAEESPSLSDFIALKSGNAYSVEVGTKKKPLPKPKWMKESIPGGEKYVQIKKKLRELKLHTVCEEAKCPNLGECWSGGETGTATATIMILGDTCTRGCRFCNVKTSRTPPPPDPDEPTNVAEAIASWGLDYVVITSVDRDDLPDQGSGHFTETVQKLKILKPNMLIEALVPDFRGDASCVEKVAKSGLDVFAHNIETVEELQSVVRDHRANFKQSMDVLMMAKDYAPAGTLTKTSIMLGCGETPDQVVKTMEKVRAAGVDVMTFGQYMRPSKRHMPVSEYITPEAFEKYQTLGMEMGFRYVASGPMVRSSYKAGEFYIKSMIESDRAASPSKLTAS, from the exons ATGATGATGTATTCTCGTTTTCGAACCGCAGGTCGGAATATCAAATCCGCCGCAAAAtgcttcttttcctcttctacGATGCCTCCGCCGGCAGCACCCCCGCCGCCGCCGCAGAATCTGGCGGCGCTCCGTGCTCGTCTGGCGGAGGAGTCTCCGTCTCTGTCGGACTTCATTGCGCTAAAATCTGGGAACGCGTACTCGGTGGAGGTCGGAACGAAGAAGAAGCCGCTGCCGAAGCCTAAGTGGATGAAGGAGTCTATCCCAGGAGGTGAGAAATACGTGCAGATCAAGAAGAAGCTTCGAGAATTGAAGCTCCACACGGTATGCGAGGAAGCCAAGTGTCCTAATTTAGGGGAGTGCTGGTCCGGCGGCGAGACCGGCACCGCCACCGCTACCATCATGATCCTCGGCGACACTTGTACTCGAGGTTGCAG ATTTTGCAATGTGAAGACATCGAGGACTCCTCCACCACCTGACCCTGATGAGCCCACCAATGTGGCTGAAGCAATTGCGTCATGGGGTTTGGATTATGTGGTTATAACAAGTGTTGACCGTGATGATTTACCTGATCAAGGGAGTGGTCATTTTACTGAAACAGTACAGAAATTGAAGATACTGAAGCCTAATATGTTGATAGAAGCCTTAG TTCCTGATTTTCGAGGAGATGCTAGTTGCGTAGAGAAGGTTGCTAAATCAGGATTAGATGTCTTTGCACATAATATCGAGACAGTTGAAGAGCTTCAAAGTGTTGTGCGGGATCACCGAGCTAATTTTAAACAGTCCATGGATGTTCTAATGATGGCCAAAGATTATGCACCTGCCGGAACCCTCACAAAGACCTCAATAATGTTAGGCTGCGGGGAAACACCTGACCAGGTTGTGAAGACAATGGAGAAGGTGAGAGCAGCTGGTGTTGACGTGATGACTTTTGGTCAGTATATGAGACCTTCAAAGCGCCATATGCCAGTATCTGAGTACATTACACCTGAGGCCTTTGAGAAGTATCAGACACTTGGTATGGAAATG GGATTTCGGTATGTGGCATCTGGTCCCATGGTTAGGTCATCATACAAGGCAGGCGAATTCTATATTAAGTCCATGATTGAATCCGACAGGGCTGCATCTCCCTCAAAGCTGACTGCTTCTTGa